CGGCCGAAACCAGTAAACTCTGAATCGTATTGGCGCGATTATTAGATAAAGTAAAGTTATACTCATCGTTACCACGATCATCGCAGTAGCCATAAATTTGTATTGACTCTACTTTTGTAGTGTCAATTGATTTAATAAAATTAGTTACAACTTCGGTTTGTTTGGGAGTCAGATCATATTTGTCAAACTCAAAATAAATGGTTTCAATGGGTTTTTGCTGTGCCGATAAATTGTAAATAATAAACAGAAATAGGGCTAAACAAATTTTCATTCTTTTTTTACATTTTTAAAATCGTTTTGTACTCAGTTTGATTATTTAAAACGTTGACTGCTTTTTTAATTTCTGAATTGTTTTTGATATAAAATTGATATAAACCTTCCTGATACTGATATCTTTTGATTAACTCTTCCTGAATCAGATTTCGGATTTCTTTTTGATTTTTGTCTAATAAAGTATTTTCGCTCTTTTCTAATGCCGCCATTAACTGTTGATATTCCGGAGCAATTGTTTCGTCTATTTTTTCATTTTTAGCAGCATTAAGCGTGTTTTTTAATGCAATTTCAGTCTCAGTATCAAAACTAATTTTATTTGATTTTAAATACTGCTTAAAACCCGTATAATCAGCATCGGTCACGACAGGGATTTTGTCTCCCAGATTTGGATTTTTGTAATAATACGTTGTAGCATAATCAAAAATACCATCATTTTTTAACAATGCTGTTGTAATTGGGCTCATTTTGGTTTCATCCAGTTCTATGTCCGGTAAAACACCGCCACCATCATAAACTGTTCTTCCTTTTCTGGTTTTAAAGGCATTGAAGTTTTTAGCATCCGTTTTTTGAGCCACTCCATTTTTATCTTTATGAGCATAATCTAGCGCCTGAATACAACGACCCGAAGGGGTGTAGTAACGCGAAATCGTAACTTTTAACTGCGTTCCATAGGTTAAATCAACAGAACGCTGAACCAGACCTTTACCAAAGCTACGGCTTCCTAAAATTACAGCACGATCCAGATCCTGCAAAGCTCCAGATACAATTTCAGAGGCAGATGCACTTCTGCCGTTTACTAAGATAGCCAAAGGAATTTGAGTGTCAACTGGTTCTTTGTTCGTTTTATAAGTGTTGTTATGTTTTTCTATTCTTGATTTGGTCGTTACAATAACCTCATTTTTAGGAACAAATAAATTACAGATATCTATAGCTTCATTTAATAAACCACCCGGATTTCCTCTTAGATCAAGAACAATCTGTGTTGCTCCGTCAGCTTTTAGTTTTTCTAAAGCTTCTTTAACTTCGCTGGCTGCTTTTCGGCTAAAGTGTGCCAAAACAATATAACCGGTTTTGTCATCGATTTTTCCGTAAAACGGAACAGATTTGATATCGACTTCATCCAAAACTAATTCCGTTGTGAATGTTTTTCCCTGACGAAGATATTTTACTGCAATTTTGGTGTTTTTAGTTCCTTTAAGTAATTGCGAAGCATCGTCTTTAAAATCAGCAATTAAAACATCGCCAATCTGTATAATTTCGTCCCGGCTTTTAATCCGGCTTTATCTGCAGGATAGTTTTTGTAGGGTTCACGAACAATTAATCTGTCTTTCTTTCTGGCGATCATAGCACCAATTCCGGTGTATTCGCCCGTATTGTTGATCTTGAAATTAACAACATCCTGCTCATTAAAATAAACCGTATAGGGATCCAGGCTTCCAAGCATACTTTTGATGGCTTTGTCCATCAAATCACCCGGATTAGTTTCGTCTACATAATTTGTATTTACTGCTTTAAACAGCGTTGTAAAAATTTCTATTTGTTTGGCAATTTCAAAAAAATCGTCTTTGAAACTCGTTCCAATAAATAAAAATCCTGCCGCAACAGTAGGTACAATGAATCGTTTTTTTAAATATGGATACATGATTATTGTTTTTTTCTTTTAAATCTTTTTCTAATAAAATAGGCTAATACACAAAATAGGATAATAAACGGCCAAATACTGATAATTGATATTAAAAAATCAGACAAACTAAAAAAACCGGATTTAATTGCGGTCCAGATTTTTGATCCATATGATATTTTAATGCCTTCTTTTTCGGCAATGGTTTTATAAAATTCAATAGTAACAGTGCTTTCAGACACTCGGCTTTCTAAATATTTTAATTGGCCTTCTTTCGCTTCTATTTCTTCTCGGATAATCGAGATTTGTTTTTCAATTTCAAGAATCTCGCTAATTTTTGTAGCTTTTTGAAGAATCTGCAAATAGCGCTCTTCAAGTTTTCGCTTATTCTTTAATCTTGAAGTGAGATCAATGTATTCTTCTGTAACATCTTCGGAAGAAATGTCTTTTCTTTCGAAAAAAGAAACTCCTTTTGAAATTGCATTTATAAAGTTATCAAAATTCTGACTTGGAACTTTAACAGTAAGATTTCTGAAAACTGAATTGTAATCTTTTCCTTCAGAATCTATTAAAATATTTCCTTTGTTTGCTGTTACCGCAGTTTTGATTTTATTGAATGTGTCTTCTAAGTCATTTGTTTCAAATCGAAGAGAAGCTTCCTTTATAATTTTTTGTTCAATTTTAGGTGAAGGAGCTTCTAAATTTTTATCGGCACCACCTGATTCATATTTTTTTGCAGGTAACTTTACTGCACTAATTGAAATTGCCTGATCTTCATTAGGAGCTTCATGTTTGCTGCAACCAGAAAGAACAGAAAAAAATAAAAACAAAAAGAAAATATAGCGCATAAAGTTTCAATTTAGAGCTAAAACTACAATTTTTTTATAATTTTTTATCTAATTTGAGAAACAAAGTTGTGTTTGAAGAAACTAGGACTCTTTTTTAGTTTCAGAATCAGGAGTTTTGTTTACTTGTAGTAAAAATTTTTCAAATAACTGAATCGTTTTGGTATTGATTTCTTCGTAAGATAACCGGTCTTTGCTTTGGTAAAAAAACATGAAGGAATAAGAACCTTCTAAGTTATCCCAAAGCAAATGTTTGTTGAGTCTGTAAGTTTCTCTAAGAACTCTTTTAAAGTAATTTCGATCTACGGCTTTTTTGAAATATTTCTTAGAAACCGAAACACCAAGTTTGATTTTTTTTCCTGAATGGTCTTCCGCTTGACGATAAACCAGACGAAGTGGATATTTTGAGACCGATTTTCCCTCAGAAAACAGTAATCCAATCGTTGTTTTGCTTTTTAAGCGTTCGTTTTTTGGGTAAGTAAAGTTCATTTAATTCAGAAAAAATTTGCAAATTTTGAGACAAAGGTACAATTAAACCATAAAAACAGTTATTGTTTTTAATTTTTATACGACTAAAAATTAATTTATTACTTTTGGCAATTAATTTTTTAAGCATGCAAAAGATAATTTCGTATCCCATATCCGTTATT
The sequence above is drawn from the Flavobacterium sp. N2038 genome and encodes:
- a CDS encoding DUF4349 domain-containing protein, with product MRYIFFLFLFFSVLSGCSKHEAPNEDQAISISAVKLPAKKYESGGADKNLEAPSPKIEQKIIKEASLRFETNDLEDTFNKIKTAVTANKGNILIDSEGKDYNSVFRNLTVKVPSQNFDNFINAISKGVSFFERKDISSEDVTEEYIDLTSRLKNKRKLEERYLQILQKATKISEILEIEKQISIIREEIEAKEGQLKYLESRVSESTVTIEFYKTIAEKEGIKISYGSKIWTAIKSGFFSLSDFLISIISIWPFIILFCVLAYFIRKRFKRKKQ
- the rnpA gene encoding ribonuclease P protein component, which translates into the protein MNFTYPKNERLKSKTTIGLLFSEGKSVSKYPLRLVYRQAEDHSGKKIKLGVSVSKKYFKKAVDRNYFKRVLRETYRLNKHLLWDNLEGSYSFMFFYQSKDRLSYEEINTKTIQLFEKFLLQVNKTPDSETKKES